Proteins from a genomic interval of Desulfofustis limnaeus:
- a CDS encoding J domain-containing protein: MDYYETLGVAKSASADEIKKAYRKLALKYHPDKNNGSKEFEEKFKEISEAYAVLSDPDKRRHYDTYGSASFHQHYSREDIFRNFDINDILRQFGFGNQSFNASSFRGGHGFNTFFGNSFAGPGGCGGCGTSAKGPDITYQVQVSLEDVLYGAEKQITLRTNGTTENVSVKIPRGIEEGKKLRLKGKGGSAPPGGIPGDLYLKVQMEPHPDYERNGDDLIYHKKISFSEACLGAAIEVQSLDGKVFKVAVPSGTNGDARLRIKGQGLPSGPIGERGDLYVKIGVHVPKELTEEQRLAIQSLKEIGL; the protein is encoded by the coding sequence ATGGACTATTACGAAACTCTCGGAGTAGCCAAATCGGCCTCTGCCGACGAGATTAAAAAAGCCTACCGCAAACTGGCCTTGAAATATCATCCCGACAAGAACAACGGGAGCAAGGAATTCGAAGAGAAATTCAAGGAAATCAGTGAGGCCTATGCCGTTTTGTCGGACCCCGACAAGCGGCGGCATTACGATACGTACGGTTCCGCCAGTTTCCACCAGCATTATTCCCGGGAAGATATCTTCAGAAACTTCGACATCAACGATATCCTGCGCCAGTTCGGCTTCGGCAACCAGAGTTTCAACGCCTCTTCCTTTCGCGGCGGCCACGGGTTCAACACGTTTTTCGGCAACAGCTTTGCCGGTCCCGGAGGGTGCGGCGGCTGCGGCACCTCCGCCAAAGGCCCGGATATCACCTATCAGGTGCAGGTATCCCTGGAGGACGTGTTGTACGGGGCGGAAAAACAGATTACCCTGCGCACCAACGGCACCACGGAAAACGTATCGGTGAAGATCCCCCGGGGCATCGAGGAAGGAAAAAAGCTGCGCCTAAAAGGAAAGGGTGGCAGCGCACCGCCGGGAGGCATCCCCGGGGATCTCTATCTGAAGGTACAGATGGAACCGCACCCTGATTATGAACGAAACGGTGACGATCTGATCTACCACAAAAAGATTTCCTTCAGCGAGGCGTGCCTCGGTGCGGCTATTGAAGTGCAGAGTCTTGACGGCAAGGTGTTCAAGGTCGCTGTTCCCTCAGGCACCAACGGTGATGCGCGGCTACGCATCAAAGGCCAAGGGCTGCCGAGCGGACCCATCGGTGAGCGGGGCGATCTGTACGTGAAGATTGGAGTTCACGTGCCTAAGGAGTTGACCGAAGAGCAGCGCCTGGCCATCCAATCCCTGAAAGAAATAGGGCTGTAA
- a CDS encoding NAD(P)H-hydrate dehydratase: MKLPGSEEMKAIDRCAIEEFGIPGVVLMENAGTGTVRLIEEQFGPLAGSFALIFIGPGNNGGDGLVIGRHLHQRGCEPIFFFLVNPDSLSGDAAVNLAVVEKLRLPLHVIDSPTRVKTIPVLFKQIESRGKPCCAIIDAIFGTGLSRNITGHFADTIDLINGRSFARHTPVIAVDTPSGLDSDTGKIFGKCVKASLTATFGCAKPGQVMQGSSAYTGTLSIIDIGIPPEVITKAGINTSMITGETASSWLQALKRQANTHKGTYGHLLVLAGSAGKTGAAILTARGAQYSGCGLVSLCVPYDLNTIFETSLVEAMTVPLPTSSSLLNVSDLPTVIKNLEHKTAVVIGPGLGTDARTADLVLYLYHSVKQPLVVDADALNILAKQADQLKTPAGPRILTPHPGEMARLIGVSGDSVQENRLEAAKECYRRFKRKGRDLVIILKGAGTLVIADNDQVMINTSGNPGMAAGGMGDVLSGMIGSLLCQGLNPTVAAAAAVFLHGRAGDELYARIGQGFSATELARNIPHCLQTLLRENV; encoded by the coding sequence ATGAAGCTTCCCGGTTCCGAAGAAATGAAAGCGATTGATCGGTGCGCCATCGAAGAATTCGGCATTCCCGGTGTCGTGCTGATGGAAAACGCCGGAACCGGCACGGTTCGCCTCATCGAGGAACAGTTCGGCCCGCTGGCCGGATCCTTCGCCCTCATTTTCATCGGTCCCGGTAACAACGGCGGCGATGGGTTGGTGATCGGCAGGCACTTGCACCAACGCGGCTGCGAACCGATCTTCTTCTTCCTCGTCAACCCTGATTCGCTGAGCGGCGACGCCGCCGTCAATCTCGCGGTCGTGGAGAAATTGCGGCTCCCTTTGCATGTGATCGATTCGCCCACCCGCGTCAAGACCATTCCGGTGCTGTTCAAACAGATCGAGTCGCGTGGCAAACCCTGCTGCGCCATCATCGACGCCATCTTTGGTACCGGGCTCAGCCGCAATATAACCGGCCATTTCGCCGACACCATCGACCTGATCAACGGCCGAAGCTTCGCTCGACACACCCCGGTCATTGCCGTGGACACCCCCTCGGGGCTCGATTCCGATACCGGCAAAATTTTCGGTAAATGCGTCAAGGCCAGCCTCACCGCCACCTTCGGCTGTGCCAAGCCCGGCCAGGTCATGCAAGGCAGTTCCGCCTACACCGGAACACTGTCCATCATCGACATCGGCATCCCGCCCGAAGTGATCACCAAGGCCGGCATCAACACCTCGATGATCACCGGCGAAACGGCGTCATCGTGGCTCCAGGCCCTGAAACGGCAAGCCAACACCCACAAGGGGACCTACGGTCATCTGCTGGTGCTGGCCGGTTCTGCGGGCAAGACCGGAGCGGCCATCCTTACCGCCCGGGGCGCGCAGTACAGTGGTTGCGGCCTAGTGAGTCTGTGCGTACCGTACGACCTCAACACCATCTTCGAGACCAGCCTGGTGGAGGCCATGACCGTTCCCCTGCCCACCTCCTCGTCGCTGCTCAACGTCTCCGATCTCCCCACGGTTATCAAAAATCTGGAACATAAAACGGCGGTGGTGATCGGCCCCGGACTCGGGACCGATGCCCGCACCGCCGATCTGGTGCTCTATCTCTACCATAGCGTCAAACAGCCGCTGGTGGTCGATGCCGACGCCCTCAACATTCTTGCCAAACAGGCGGATCAGTTGAAGACACCGGCCGGCCCCCGAATTCTCACTCCCCATCCCGGCGAAATGGCCAGATTAATAGGGGTGAGTGGTGATTCAGTGCAGGAGAATCGCCTTGAGGCGGCCAAGGAATGCTACCGTCGCTTTAAACGGAAAGGCAGAGATCTGGTGATTATCCTGAAAGGGGCTGGTACACTCGTGATCGCCGACAACGATCAGGTGATGATCAACACCTCGGGTAACCCCGGAATGGCGGCAGGGGGAATGGGAGACGTGCTGAGCGGCATGATCGGCTCACTGCTCTGCCAGGGTCTCAACCCGACCGTCGCTGCTGCCGCCGCCGTCTTTCTGCACGGTCGGGCCGGCGATGAGTTGTACGCCCGGATCGGCCAGGGATTCAGTGCCACCGAACTGGCCCGCAACATACCGCACTGTCTGCAAACGCTGCTACGAGAGAACGTATGA
- a CDS encoding Rne/Rng family ribonuclease has protein sequence MTTEILINSRRYEVRIALVENGNLTEFHLQRPTEKGLMGNIYLGRVVRVLPGMQAAFVDIGLERTGFLYVDDVAVPPSELERRTSDLEPSGLPDIADQVRSDPRSTPGNNIEDLLKEGQEIMVQVSKDPIGTKGARLTCQITLPGRNLVFIPQTDHIGISRKIEEEGTRQRLRMLIEELRPHHVGFIARTVAEHASREDVEADMEFLMLLWEEIQDQRPKAQVPCLLYEDLDITLRSVRDLFTSDVDYLIIDNEKSYEKLMRFVNTFTPQLKSKISLYRGDLPLFEAYGIDAEISKALEKKVWLRSGGYIIIENTEALTVIDVNTGRFVGKDDLHETIFKTNMEAAKEIAYQLRLRNIGGIIIIDFIDMEEEHHREELFNYFREAVKKDKSRINILKLSEFGLVQMTRKRHSENLNQMMCEPCHYCAGEGVLKSRRTICYEIFRKISRNSGHAGGNTVTVRVHPRIADMLLKEEEQTVNQLETDTGKRLIIAPAKDLHIEKYEIIWQR, from the coding sequence ATGACAACAGAAATATTAATAAATTCGAGGAGATATGAAGTAAGGATCGCGCTTGTCGAAAACGGCAATCTCACCGAATTCCATCTCCAGCGCCCCACCGAGAAAGGCCTCATGGGCAATATTTATCTCGGCCGGGTGGTGCGAGTATTGCCCGGCATGCAGGCCGCCTTTGTCGATATTGGCCTGGAACGCACCGGCTTCCTCTACGTTGACGATGTCGCCGTGCCACCATCGGAACTCGAGCGGCGCACCTCGGACCTGGAACCCTCCGGTCTGCCCGACATCGCTGATCAGGTCCGATCGGATCCCCGATCCACCCCGGGGAACAACATTGAGGATTTGTTGAAGGAAGGCCAGGAGATCATGGTCCAGGTCAGCAAGGACCCCATCGGTACCAAAGGGGCCCGACTCACCTGCCAGATCACCCTGCCCGGTCGGAACCTCGTTTTCATTCCGCAGACAGACCATATCGGCATCTCCCGCAAGATAGAAGAAGAAGGCACCCGCCAGAGACTGCGCATGCTCATCGAGGAATTGCGCCCTCACCACGTGGGCTTCATCGCCCGAACCGTAGCCGAACATGCCAGCCGAGAAGACGTCGAAGCGGACATGGAATTTCTCATGCTGCTCTGGGAGGAAATTCAGGATCAGCGGCCGAAGGCACAGGTGCCCTGCCTGCTCTACGAGGATCTCGACATCACCCTGCGCTCGGTGCGGGATCTGTTCACCAGCGACGTCGATTATCTGATCATCGACAACGAGAAATCCTATGAAAAGCTGATGCGGTTCGTCAACACCTTCACCCCTCAGCTGAAGAGTAAGATATCGCTGTATCGCGGGGATCTGCCGCTGTTCGAGGCATACGGGATCGATGCCGAGATCAGCAAGGCCCTGGAGAAAAAGGTGTGGCTTCGCTCGGGAGGCTACATCATCATCGAGAACACCGAAGCACTCACCGTCATCGACGTCAACACCGGCCGTTTCGTCGGCAAGGACGATCTCCATGAAACCATTTTCAAAACCAACATGGAGGCCGCCAAGGAGATTGCCTACCAACTTCGCCTGCGCAATATCGGCGGCATTATCATCATTGATTTCATCGACATGGAAGAGGAACACCACCGTGAGGAACTGTTCAATTACTTTCGCGAAGCGGTGAAGAAAGACAAGAGCCGGATCAACATCCTCAAGCTCTCGGAATTCGGTCTGGTCCAGATGACGCGAAAACGGCACAGCGAAAACCTTAACCAGATGATGTGCGAGCCCTGCCACTACTGCGCCGGAGAAGGCGTATTGAAATCAAGGCGGACCATCTGTTACGAAATCTTTCGCAAGATCAGCCGTAACTCCGGCCATGCCGGCGGCAATACGGTGACGGTGCGCGTTCATCCGCGTATCGCCGACATGCTGCTCAAGGAAGAGGAGCAGACTGTCAATCAGTTGGAGACCGATACCGGCAAACGACTGATCATCGCCCCGGCCAAAGACCTGCACATCGAAAAATACGAAATCATTTGGCAGCGCTGA
- a CDS encoding single-stranded DNA-binding protein, with protein MINKAIIVGNLGADPEIRYTQGGAPVATFNVATTERWKDQSGAQQESTEWHRIVAWRKLAEICGEYLHKGSKVYIEGKIQTRKWQDQNGNDRWTTEIVAREMKMLDRRDSGSDTYGGSQEQNYPEPPPGYGGMGEDVPF; from the coding sequence ATGATCAACAAGGCCATCATCGTCGGCAATCTCGGTGCCGACCCGGAAATACGCTATACCCAGGGCGGGGCGCCAGTGGCAACCTTCAACGTGGCCACCACCGAACGGTGGAAGGATCAGAGTGGTGCCCAGCAGGAATCCACCGAGTGGCACCGCATTGTCGCCTGGCGCAAGCTGGCGGAGATCTGCGGCGAGTATCTGCATAAGGGGTCCAAGGTCTATATTGAAGGAAAAATTCAGACGAGAAAGTGGCAGGATCAGAACGGCAATGACCGGTGGACGACGGAAATCGTCGCCCGGGAAATGAAGATGCTCGACCGACGCGATTCCGGCTCCGATACCTATGGCGGCAGCCAGGAACAGAATTATCCTGAACCGCCTCCGGGCTATGGCGGCATGGGTGAAGACGTCCCGTTCTGA
- a CDS encoding CBS domain-containing protein, with translation MNKAQDIMTSDVICVRTDTTIRDVARIFTENNISGVPVIDENGDLLGIVTESDLIFQNKRFRVPPVITILDSFFFLNSPEKMDKELRKIAGATVADVYSTPAISIRPDTPLDEIATIMTEKKIHTLPVVGENGAMVGIVGKKDIIKTIL, from the coding sequence ATGAACAAAGCCCAAGACATTATGACCTCGGACGTTATCTGCGTCCGTACCGACACCACGATCCGCGATGTTGCCAGGATCTTTACCGAGAACAACATCAGCGGCGTACCGGTTATCGATGAGAACGGCGATCTTCTCGGCATCGTCACCGAAAGCGACTTGATATTTCAGAACAAACGCTTCCGTGTCCCGCCGGTGATCACCATTCTCGATTCCTTCTTTTTCCTTAACTCACCGGAAAAGATGGACAAGGAGCTGAGAAAAATCGCCGGAGCCACGGTCGCCGACGTCTATTCGACCCCGGCTATTTCGATTCGGCCCGATACTCCGCTCGATGAGATTGCCACCATCATGACCGAGAAGAAGATTCACACCCTTCCCGTCGTGGGGGAAAATGGAGCCATGGTGGGCATCGTCGGCAAGAAGGATATTATCAAGACAATCCTTTAG
- a CDS encoding M23 family metallopeptidase: MASIGTRKQSLIPFLLLVLLVLFGGALAVGFFLFFEGAPPKLAITSPTAYLSRSGTIVVSAQDDESGLRHVQLHITQGDRQQELYGEDFARKGYTGMVGTPKKTVEITFDPTNSAFADGPATISVTAADYSFRGFFAGNRVTTSQEVIIDTTAPQISILYSDRYVSPGGSGLVIYRVNDRTATSGVEINDTFHPGFPVNDQQPEVFAALFALSYEAQGIEGARVTAADQAGNRTTAPFTPTFKAVQFKQDRITLDDRFLETKIPEFQNYYKEMQGTLLEQYLYINNQVRDSNNQTISDLCGKPQGQRLWRTHLSRMPGSPRAGFADHRTYYYNGEAIDKQVHLGIDIASTQQAEVRAAAAGTVVHADYLGIYGNMVLLDHGQGLFTLYSHLSQIDVAVGQSVEHEARLGATGTSGMAGGDHLHFSVLINGIFVTPVEWWDPHWVQVNIDEPLQETLFH, from the coding sequence ATGGCTTCTATCGGTACCCGTAAACAATCGCTCATCCCTTTTCTGCTGCTCGTCCTGCTGGTGCTGTTCGGCGGAGCGCTGGCGGTTGGTTTTTTTCTCTTTTTCGAGGGTGCTCCACCCAAATTAGCGATCACCTCTCCGACCGCCTATCTCAGCCGCTCAGGCACCATTGTCGTCTCGGCCCAGGATGACGAGAGCGGCTTACGCCACGTGCAGCTGCACATCACTCAGGGAGACCGCCAGCAGGAATTGTATGGGGAGGACTTTGCCCGTAAAGGCTATACGGGCATGGTCGGGACCCCGAAGAAAACCGTCGAGATTACCTTCGACCCGACCAACAGTGCGTTCGCCGACGGGCCGGCTACGATCAGTGTGACTGCTGCAGACTATTCCTTCCGCGGCTTTTTCGCCGGCAATCGGGTAACCACCTCCCAGGAAGTCATCATCGACACCACCGCCCCACAGATCAGCATTCTCTACAGCGATCGTTACGTCAGCCCCGGCGGCTCCGGGCTGGTCATTTATCGGGTGAATGACCGTACGGCCACCAGCGGGGTGGAAATAAACGACACCTTTCATCCTGGATTTCCGGTGAACGACCAGCAGCCAGAGGTCTTCGCCGCCCTGTTCGCCCTGTCTTACGAGGCGCAAGGGATTGAGGGGGCCCGAGTCACCGCGGCGGACCAGGCCGGCAACCGCACAACCGCACCTTTTACCCCCACTTTCAAGGCGGTGCAGTTCAAACAGGATCGCATCACCCTCGACGACCGCTTCCTGGAAACGAAGATACCGGAATTTCAAAACTATTACAAAGAGATGCAGGGTACTCTGCTGGAACAGTACCTGTATATCAACAACCAAGTCCGAGACAGCAACAACCAAACCATCTCCGATCTGTGCGGCAAACCCCAGGGACAACGGCTGTGGCGCACCCACCTGTCCCGGATGCCGGGCAGTCCCCGAGCCGGCTTCGCCGACCATCGCACCTATTACTACAACGGAGAGGCGATCGATAAACAGGTTCATCTGGGCATCGACATTGCCTCCACTCAGCAGGCGGAAGTACGTGCCGCCGCCGCCGGTACCGTTGTCCATGCCGATTATCTGGGGATTTACGGAAACATGGTACTGCTCGATCACGGTCAGGGGCTCTTCACCCTCTATTCTCACCTCAGCCAGATCGATGTTGCCGTCGGACAAAGCGTGGAACATGAAGCCAGACTCGGCGCCACGGGAACCAGCGGCATGGCCGGCGGCGATCACCTGCACTTCTCCGTCCTGATCAACGGTATTTTTGTCACCCCGGTGGAGTGGTGGGATCCGCACTGGGTGCAGGTCAATATCGACGAGCCGCTGCAGGAAACCCTGTTTCACTGA
- a CDS encoding glycosyltransferase family 2 protein, translated as MISVIIPTYNRQTMLAEALASVCAQTLQPSEVLVIDDGSTDQTVELVRSMAGQTSLPVRYFHQPNRGPATARNVGIKMAKGPYLAFLDSDDCWEKQKLATQFQAMRSAPDFLISHTRETWYRRGVRLNQKKIHQPPHGMIFTQCLRLCCVGMSTVLVDKRFFMHCGWFDESLRCCEDYDLWLRGSLAHPFLLVDEPLTIKRGGRTDQVSACYRQGMDRFRIQALARLLCHPGLSENHRRLVRDELKRRCLIYGDGCSKHGRTSEGGHYGRLIRWAEQARPHA; from the coding sequence ATGATATCCGTCATTATTCCCACGTATAATCGGCAGACCATGCTTGCCGAAGCTCTCGCCTCGGTCTGTGCCCAGACCCTGCAACCGTCCGAGGTACTGGTCATCGATGACGGATCGACCGATCAAACGGTGGAGCTGGTGCGCTCCATGGCCGGCCAGACTTCCCTGCCGGTACGCTATTTCCACCAGCCTAACCGAGGTCCGGCGACGGCCCGGAACGTCGGGATCAAGATGGCCAAGGGGCCGTATCTGGCCTTTCTCGACTCAGATGATTGCTGGGAAAAACAGAAGCTGGCCACCCAGTTTCAGGCCATGAGATCGGCTCCCGATTTTCTTATTTCCCACACCCGAGAGACGTGGTACAGACGAGGCGTGCGACTCAACCAGAAAAAAATCCATCAACCACCGCATGGCATGATCTTCACGCAGTGCCTCCGTTTATGCTGCGTAGGCATGTCGACGGTGCTGGTCGATAAACGGTTTTTCATGCACTGCGGCTGGTTCGATGAATCCTTGCGGTGCTGTGAGGATTATGACCTCTGGTTGCGGGGTTCCCTGGCCCACCCTTTTCTGCTGGTGGACGAACCGCTTACCATTAAACGCGGGGGGAGAACGGATCAGGTGTCGGCTTGCTATCGACAGGGGATGGATCGTTTCCGTATCCAAGCCCTGGCCCGATTGCTGTGCCATCCGGGGCTATCCGAGAACCACCGGCGGCTGGTGCGTGACGAATTGAAGAGACGCTGTCTCATTTATGGTGATGGCTGCAGCAAGCATGGCCGAACTAGTGAAGGGGGTCATTATGGTCGCCTCATCCGCTGGGCCGAGCAGGCCCGGCCCCACGCATAA
- a CDS encoding SPL family radical SAM protein, with protein MNDKRPVSDPSQLLRRLVVEKSVQHMPYVHDIAERSGLPLEVVDERDYPDLVDGSYPDNLCDGKQVLLLCRNRGDFLKHCPSTRDYRCCGYRIINIGTGCPMDCVYCILQAYLNSSYLSFFVNTDDLLVELSQRLSGSGGRPMRIGTGEFTDSMALDRITALSTKLVPFFAGQPQAVLELKSKAACIDHLEDLDHNGRTIMAWSLNSAAASSQELHTASLEQRLQAAARCASWGYPLAFHFDPIIHHQGWRDGYRQIIDQLFATVPAEAIRWISLGALRFMPKLAQIGGERFPETNIFHHEFVPGLDNKSRYFRSLRSELYRFIWAELKQRCDPRTCIYFCMESDELWREVTGFTPAERGGLATLLDRAVFIR; from the coding sequence ATGAATGACAAGCGGCCGGTTTCCGACCCATCCCAACTCCTGCGCCGCCTGGTTGTTGAGAAAAGTGTGCAGCATATGCCTTACGTCCATGACATTGCCGAGCGTTCCGGCTTGCCGTTGGAGGTTGTGGATGAGCGAGATTATCCCGATCTGGTGGACGGTTCCTATCCCGACAACCTGTGTGACGGGAAACAGGTCCTGCTCCTGTGTCGCAACCGGGGGGACTTTCTCAAACACTGCCCGTCGACCCGGGACTATCGTTGTTGTGGCTATCGGATCATCAACATCGGTACCGGCTGCCCAATGGATTGTGTCTATTGTATCCTGCAGGCCTACTTGAACAGCTCCTATCTGAGTTTCTTCGTCAATACCGACGATCTGTTGGTTGAGTTGTCACAGCGTCTCAGCGGCTCCGGCGGACGACCGATGCGGATCGGCACCGGAGAGTTCACCGATTCCATGGCCTTGGATCGAATTACCGCGCTGAGCACAAAACTCGTCCCTTTTTTCGCCGGGCAGCCGCAGGCGGTGCTGGAGCTGAAAAGCAAGGCCGCCTGCATCGACCATCTTGAAGATCTCGACCACAACGGCAGAACGATCATGGCCTGGTCCCTGAACAGTGCCGCCGCCTCCTCCCAGGAACTGCATACCGCCTCCTTGGAGCAGCGGTTACAGGCTGCCGCTCGCTGTGCATCGTGGGGATATCCCCTTGCCTTCCATTTCGACCCCATCATTCACCACCAGGGGTGGCGGGATGGGTATCGACAGATTATCGACCAACTGTTCGCCACCGTGCCTGCGGAGGCGATCCGGTGGATTTCGCTCGGGGCTCTGCGCTTCATGCCGAAGCTTGCCCAAATCGGTGGTGAAAGGTTTCCGGAAACGAACATCTTTCACCACGAGTTTGTCCCGGGGCTTGATAACAAGTCGCGCTATTTCAGGTCGTTGCGAAGTGAATTGTACCGATTTATCTGGGCCGAACTGAAGCAGCGGTGCGATCCGCGAACGTGCATCTATTTCTGCATGGAGAGCGATGAGCTTTGGCGTGAGGTCACGGGCTTCACTCCCGCTGAGCGAGGTGGTTTAGCGACTCTGCTGGATCGGGCGGTCTTTATCCGATGA
- a CDS encoding LptF/LptG family permease — translation MSATESTPAAGTAPPARKKRLPLLYYSYLTAEMLAPFFASFVIMNGVFFLVKLIPFLDVVLELDISFGDFVRLFSYLFPNMFLYSIPMAAMLGVTIGFSRLSNDSEILAFKASGISLYHVLPPLLLVSLCVSLITSYFSIKLIPAGESAMQQMMYQLAKEKIDKGIKEREFTEALGDLVVFIDSIDQQTGEWRKVWVSDMRERSLPAITMAGSGSMVSNLDRMMVTLLLRDGSMHIPEQTSAQTVSFDSYVINIPVQPVARPPGSKTRGTMTMNELLAESSHVGLDSEQGRSYLTEFHKRLVLPVGCLFLCLLGMPLGLQAGPGRRAIGIPFGLALYIVYYLMFSVSRNVSVDSTLSIPLVMWIPNTVFLCLALLLIHRVAREQPLLPEAIQTLFEKLGNNLIALANRLWTSLGISRTKKSTSLPDDEGGLTADEKKQKLRGDVHHRVFHFPECDHYYCKNCSIEFKDVKVAQQAGFSPCPQCQSLMPSTAAEEQHSD, via the coding sequence ATGAGCGCAACAGAGTCCACACCTGCTGCCGGCACGGCGCCGCCCGCTCGCAAAAAGCGTCTACCGCTGCTCTATTACAGCTACCTGACGGCCGAAATGCTGGCTCCTTTTTTCGCCAGCTTCGTCATCATGAACGGCGTCTTTTTCCTGGTCAAGCTCATCCCGTTTCTCGACGTCGTATTGGAACTGGACATAAGCTTCGGCGATTTCGTCCGCTTGTTCTCCTACCTCTTCCCCAACATGTTTCTCTATTCCATACCGATGGCCGCCATGCTTGGCGTGACCATCGGCTTCTCCCGTTTATCCAACGACTCCGAAATTCTTGCCTTCAAGGCCAGCGGCATCAGTCTCTATCACGTGCTGCCGCCGCTGCTGCTGGTTTCACTCTGCGTTTCGCTGATCACTTCCTATTTTTCCATCAAGCTCATCCCTGCCGGTGAATCGGCGATGCAGCAGATGATGTACCAATTGGCCAAGGAAAAAATCGACAAGGGTATCAAGGAACGTGAATTCACCGAGGCGCTCGGCGACCTCGTCGTCTTCATCGACTCGATCGATCAGCAGACCGGGGAGTGGCGCAAGGTCTGGGTCTCCGATATGCGGGAGAGATCCTTGCCGGCGATCACCATGGCCGGTTCGGGGTCGATGGTGTCCAACCTGGATCGGATGATGGTCACGCTCCTGCTCCGCGACGGCAGTATGCATATTCCGGAACAAACCAGTGCCCAGACGGTATCCTTTGATTCTTACGTGATCAACATCCCGGTTCAACCGGTGGCTCGGCCGCCCGGTTCAAAGACCAGGGGTACCATGACCATGAACGAACTCCTTGCCGAATCGTCCCACGTTGGTTTGGACAGTGAGCAGGGGCGCTCCTATTTGACCGAATTCCATAAACGCCTGGTCTTACCGGTGGGCTGCCTGTTTCTCTGTCTGCTGGGAATGCCGCTCGGTCTTCAGGCCGGTCCCGGACGTCGCGCCATCGGCATCCCGTTCGGCCTGGCCCTGTATATCGTGTACTACCTGATGTTCTCCGTATCCCGCAACGTTTCGGTGGACAGCACCCTGTCCATACCGCTCGTCATGTGGATACCCAACACTGTCTTTCTCTGTCTCGCCCTGCTCCTTATCCATCGCGTCGCCCGTGAGCAGCCGCTTCTCCCAGAAGCTATCCAGACGCTGTTCGAAAAGCTCGGCAACAACCTGATCGCTCTGGCCAATCGTCTGTGGACGTCGCTGGGCATCAGCCGCACCAAAAAATCAACCTCATTACCCGACGACGAGGGCGGTCTCACGGCCGATGAGAAAAAACAGAAACTGCGCGGTGATGTCCACCACCGGGTTTTCCATTTCCCTGAATGTGACCATTATTATTGCAAAAACTGCTCAATTGAATTTAAAGATGTGAAGGTAGCGCAGCAGGCCGGTTTTTCTCCCTGCCCCCAGTGCCAGTCGCTGATGCCCAGCACCGCCGCAGAGGAACAGCATTCAGACTGA
- the ung gene encoding uracil-DNA glycosylase, giving the protein MLWEEQVPLLRQGVHRKLLEQAYGPAAAGRKVYPPRELVFNAMRITAFEQVRVVILGQDPYINEHHSLGPEAHGLCFSVREGIPAPPSLVNIFKEIDDSLHGGHKRQVSNDLTRWARQGVLLLNASLTVLAGRSNSHAGLGWQQVTDDIIKTISEKRQHVVFMLWGAFAQKKAGLIDQRKHLILKTSHPSPLSAHKGFLGSGVFVACNHYLTEHGYDPIDW; this is encoded by the coding sequence ATGCTCTGGGAAGAACAGGTGCCGCTGCTCCGCCAGGGAGTACACCGGAAGCTGCTAGAACAGGCGTACGGTCCCGCAGCTGCGGGGAGAAAGGTCTATCCGCCCCGGGAATTGGTGTTCAACGCCATGCGTATTACCGCCTTCGAGCAGGTGCGGGTGGTCATTCTCGGCCAGGACCCGTACATCAACGAGCACCACTCTTTGGGACCGGAAGCCCATGGCCTCTGCTTTTCGGTGCGGGAAGGGATTCCGGCGCCGCCATCACTGGTGAATATCTTCAAAGAGATAGATGACAGCCTGCACGGCGGTCACAAACGGCAGGTGAGTAACGATCTCACCAGGTGGGCTCGCCAGGGCGTGCTCCTGCTCAATGCCAGCTTGACGGTGCTGGCCGGCCGATCCAATTCACACGCCGGTCTTGGTTGGCAACAGGTTACCGATGATATTATCAAAACCATCTCGGAAAAGAGGCAGCATGTGGTGTTCATGCTGTGGGGGGCCTTTGCCCAGAAGAAGGCCGGCCTCATCGATCAACGCAAACACCTGATACTCAAAACCAGTCACCCCTCGCCCTTATCTGCGCACAAGGGATTTCTCGGCTCCGGTGTCTTTGTCGCCTGCAACCACTACCTCACCGAGCACGGATATGACCCGATCGATTGGTGA